A genomic stretch from Streptomyces venezuelae ATCC 10712 includes:
- a CDS encoding DUF350 domain-containing protein codes for MSDIVNGLGRAGAYGALGVVLLILGIVLVDLLTPGKLGRQIWEDRNRNAAILLSSALLGIGGIVFTSIWTTYDNFGKGLVSTAAFGLLGLVMMAVAFLVVDLVTPGKLGATLVDPQPHPAVWVTASCNIAVSAIVSASIA; via the coding sequence ATGAGCGACATCGTCAACGGCCTCGGCCGGGCCGGCGCCTACGGCGCCCTCGGCGTGGTCCTGCTGATCCTCGGCATCGTGCTCGTGGACCTGCTGACCCCCGGCAAGCTCGGGCGGCAGATCTGGGAGGACCGCAACCGCAACGCCGCGATCCTGCTGAGCTCCGCGCTCCTCGGCATCGGCGGCATCGTCTTCACCTCGATCTGGACGACCTACGACAACTTCGGCAAGGGTCTCGTCTCGACGGCCGCGTTCGGCCTGCTCGGCCTGGTGATGATGGCCGTGGCCTTCCTGGTGGTCGACCTGGTCACCCCGGGCAAGCTGGGCGCCACCCTGGTCGACCCGCAGCCGCACCCGGCGGTCTGGGTGACCGCCTCGTGCAACATCGCGGTCTCGGCGATCGTCTCCGCCTCGATCGCCTGA
- a CDS encoding HdeD family acid-resistance protein yields the protein MTQAHDHPPRHDHDIPPGPLGVLAGAAWQALLVAGFAALVLGVLVLVWPGASLFVAGVLFGLFLLFSGVMQLVAAFGTHTTTALRVMAFISGALSILLGLLCFRGATQSILLLALWIGIGWLFRGITETIAAASDPAMPARGWHIFLGIVNALAGVVLIVSPLESAAVLMVLGGIWLVAVGAVEIVTAFQVRSRAKKLPPGT from the coding sequence ATGACACAGGCCCATGACCACCCGCCCCGTCACGACCACGACATACCTCCCGGCCCTCTGGGCGTACTCGCGGGCGCCGCCTGGCAGGCGCTGCTGGTGGCCGGGTTCGCGGCGCTGGTACTCGGCGTCCTCGTCCTGGTGTGGCCGGGCGCGTCGCTGTTCGTGGCCGGTGTGCTCTTCGGCCTCTTCCTGCTGTTCAGCGGCGTCATGCAGCTGGTCGCCGCCTTCGGCACGCACACCACGACCGCGCTGCGGGTCATGGCGTTCATCAGCGGCGCCCTGTCGATCCTGCTGGGCCTGCTCTGCTTCCGGGGCGCGACGCAGTCGATCCTGCTGCTCGCGCTCTGGATCGGGATCGGCTGGCTCTTCCGCGGCATCACGGAGACCATCGCGGCGGCCTCCGACCCGGCGATGCCGGCCCGCGGCTGGCACATCTTCCTCGGCATCGTCAACGCGCTCGCCGGTGTGGTCCTCATTGTCTCCCCCTTGGAGTCGGCCGCGGTGCTGATGGTCCTGGGCGGCATCTGGCTCGTCGCCGTCGGCGCGGTCGAGATCGTCACGGCCTTCCAGGTGCGCTCGCGCGCCAAGAAGCTGCCGCCGGGGACCTGA
- a CDS encoding dipeptidase has protein sequence MTAESTGTAALREKVRALMPRAKEDLTALVAMRSVADPRQFPPEECAEAADFLVRAFTEAGLRDMRRVTTPDGTDAVVGHAPGPEGAPTVLLYCHYDVQPPLDDAAWETPPFELTERDGRWFGRGAADCKGNIAMHLTALRALGGAEGRGFPVNIKFVAEGSEEQGTGGLERLVPLRPELFAADTLLICDTGNFARGLPTTTTSLRGLADVVVTVSTLKGPMHSGMFGGPAPDALAALVRILDSLRDEHGNTAIKGLPGDGAWTGVDYPAEQFRTDVGALDGVSLVGTGSVADELWARPAVTVLGIDCPPVVGSSAAVQATVRARVSLRIPPGIDADEAVRALTDHLTGAAPWGARVEVEQEGAGQPFRARTDGPAYRALGTALREAYGKDMVQSGQGGSIPLCNVLASHFPDAEIALIGVEEPGCLIHAPNESVDPSEIEHMALAEALFLSTYATPL, from the coding sequence ATGACCGCCGAGTCCACCGGGACCGCAGCCCTGCGGGAGAAGGTCCGGGCCCTGATGCCCCGGGCGAAGGAGGACCTGACCGCGCTCGTGGCGATGCGCTCCGTGGCCGACCCGCGCCAGTTCCCGCCGGAGGAGTGCGCCGAGGCCGCCGACTTCCTCGTACGGGCCTTCACCGAGGCGGGACTCCGCGACATGCGGCGGGTGACGACCCCGGACGGCACGGACGCGGTCGTCGGACACGCGCCGGGCCCCGAGGGGGCGCCCACCGTCCTCCTCTACTGCCACTACGACGTCCAGCCGCCGCTGGACGACGCGGCCTGGGAGACCCCGCCGTTCGAACTCACCGAACGCGACGGACGCTGGTTCGGGCGCGGCGCGGCCGACTGCAAGGGCAACATCGCCATGCACCTCACGGCGCTCCGCGCGCTCGGCGGCGCCGAGGGCCGGGGCTTCCCCGTGAACATCAAGTTCGTGGCGGAGGGTTCGGAGGAGCAGGGCACCGGAGGCCTGGAGCGGCTGGTGCCGCTGCGGCCCGAACTCTTCGCCGCCGACACCCTGTTGATCTGCGACACCGGCAACTTCGCGCGCGGTCTGCCCACCACGACCACCTCGCTGCGCGGGCTCGCCGACGTCGTCGTCACCGTCTCCACCCTCAAGGGCCCGATGCACTCCGGCATGTTCGGCGGGCCCGCGCCCGACGCGCTCGCCGCCCTGGTCCGCATCCTCGACAGCCTCCGTGACGAACACGGCAACACTGCGATCAAGGGCCTGCCGGGCGACGGCGCCTGGACCGGGGTCGACTACCCGGCCGAGCAGTTCCGTACGGATGTGGGCGCCCTCGACGGCGTCTCCCTGGTCGGTACGGGCTCGGTCGCCGACGAGTTGTGGGCACGGCCCGCCGTGACCGTCCTCGGCATCGACTGCCCGCCGGTGGTGGGCTCCTCGGCGGCGGTGCAGGCGACGGTACGCGCCAGGGTCAGCCTGCGGATCCCGCCCGGGATCGACGCGGACGAGGCCGTACGCGCCCTCACCGACCACCTGACCGGGGCCGCCCCGTGGGGCGCCCGGGTCGAGGTGGAACAGGAGGGCGCCGGGCAGCCGTTCCGGGCGCGCACCGACGGCCCCGCCTACCGGGCGCTCGGCACCGCGCTCCGTGAGGCGTACGGGAAGGACATGGTCCAGTCGGGGCAGGGCGGTTCGATCCCGCTCTGCAACGTGCTCGCCTCCCACTTCCCCGACGCGGAGATCGCCCTGATCGGCGTCGAGGAGCCCGGCTGCCTCATCCACGCGCCCAACGAGAGCGTGGACCCCTCCGAGATCGAGCACATGGCGCTGGCCGAGGCGCTCTTCCTGAGCACCTACGCCACCCCTCTCTGA
- a CDS encoding DoxX family protein has translation MGHPNRRDLGLLLLRVGTGAVLAAHGTQKLFGWFGGGGIEGTTKGMEAMGFHPGRESAIAAGLGEAGGGALLALGLATPAAGAAAAGAMTGAVAVHAPAGFFATSGGYEYPAFLGFVAAAIGVTGAGRYSLDHATDHVLDRPWVVLTAFLGTAVAAAAVVNRRAGDQAAAADAAPDPEPEVP, from the coding sequence ATGGGCCACCCCAACCGACGCGACCTCGGGCTCCTCTTGCTGCGGGTCGGCACCGGTGCTGTGCTCGCCGCGCACGGCACCCAGAAGCTCTTCGGCTGGTTCGGCGGCGGAGGCATCGAGGGCACCACGAAGGGCATGGAGGCCATGGGCTTCCATCCCGGCCGGGAGAGCGCCATCGCCGCGGGTCTCGGCGAGGCGGGCGGCGGCGCCCTGCTGGCGCTCGGTCTCGCCACCCCGGCCGCGGGCGCCGCGGCCGCCGGAGCCATGACCGGCGCCGTCGCCGTGCACGCCCCGGCCGGCTTCTTCGCCACGAGCGGCGGCTACGAGTACCCGGCCTTCCTCGGCTTCGTCGCCGCCGCCATCGGCGTCACGGGCGCCGGGCGGTACTCCCTTGACCACGCGACGGACCACGTCCTCGACCGCCCCTGGGTGGTGCTCACCGCCTTCCTCGGCACCGCCGTCGCGGCGGCCGCCGTGGTCAACCGCCGTGCCGGCGACCAGGCCGCGGCGGCCGACGCCGCGCCGGACCCGGAGCCCGAGGTCCCGTGA
- the opcA gene encoding glucose-6-phosphate dehydrogenase assembly protein OpcA: MKIDLTDTNSSKINKAILEGRRAVGTPAVGAVLTLVVVTDEEHAYDAVKAANDASREHPSRTLVVIKRHARTPRERHEPRLDAEVRLGTDAGSGETVLLRLHGELGARADSVVLPLLLPDAPVVVWWPVDAPQVPSRDPLGSLAQRRITDAYAVEDPLAALETRAASYAPGDTDLAWTRLTPWRSMLAAALDQAPLTVTSAAVESEAENPSAELLARWFEVRLGVPVDRIVTDGPVVTAVRMGTADGEIRIDRPEGPVARLAIPGQPSRVLALKVRTTAELIAEELRRLDPDEAYEAALRGRGR, translated from the coding sequence ATGAAGATCGATCTGACGGACACCAACTCCAGCAAGATCAACAAGGCGATCCTGGAAGGCCGCAGGGCCGTCGGCACACCCGCCGTCGGCGCCGTGCTCACCCTCGTCGTCGTCACCGACGAGGAGCACGCCTACGACGCCGTCAAGGCCGCCAACGACGCCTCCCGGGAACACCCCTCCCGGACCCTCGTCGTCATCAAGCGCCACGCCCGCACGCCCCGCGAGCGCCACGAACCCCGGCTCGACGCCGAGGTCCGCCTCGGCACCGACGCCGGTTCGGGCGAGACGGTCCTGCTCCGGCTCCACGGCGAACTCGGCGCCCGCGCCGACTCCGTGGTCCTGCCGCTGCTCCTGCCGGACGCGCCCGTCGTCGTCTGGTGGCCCGTCGACGCCCCCCAGGTGCCGTCCCGCGACCCGCTCGGCTCCCTCGCCCAGCGCCGCATCACCGACGCGTACGCGGTGGAGGACCCGCTCGCCGCCCTGGAGACCCGGGCCGCCTCCTACGCCCCCGGCGACACCGACCTCGCCTGGACCCGGCTCACCCCCTGGCGCTCCATGCTGGCCGCCGCGCTCGACCAGGCGCCGCTGACCGTGACGTCGGCGGCCGTCGAGAGCGAGGCGGAGAACCCCAGCGCGGAACTCCTCGCCCGCTGGTTCGAGGTCCGGCTCGGCGTCCCGGTGGACCGGATCGTCACCGACGGACCCGTCGTCACCGCCGTCCGGATGGGCACGGCGGACGGCGAGATCCGCATCGACCGGCCCGAAGGCCCGGTGGCCCGACTCGCGATCCCCGGCCAGCCGAGCCGGGTCCTCGCCCTCAAGGTGCGGACCACCGCCGAGCTGATCGCCGAGGAGCTCCGCCGCCTCGACCCCGACGAGGCCTACGAGGCGGCCCTGCGCGGCCGCGGGCGGTGA
- a CDS encoding class I SAM-dependent methyltransferase — translation MTATSGAAEFDTIAPGYDASRGGAARAAGFAEQLTPLLDPAAGPVLDIGVGTGIVAAELAARGHLVYGLDLSTGMLARALDRLGPRVAVADACRLPVRTGSVRQAVSTWLLHAGPDHGRVFDEVARILRPGGRYLVIPAGGTRPTDDIGTVVGALEDRLDPLRTRQDGPWTLAPIAEARGLVYRGKASERPVTFRVSPRAMARSLSGGLFTGAWPVTGEATRLVAETQERLLALPDPDVPRVREMADFVMVFEKP, via the coding sequence ATGACTGCGACCTCCGGTGCGGCGGAGTTCGACACGATCGCCCCCGGGTACGACGCCTCGCGCGGGGGCGCGGCCCGGGCGGCGGGCTTCGCCGAGCAGCTCACGCCGCTGCTCGACCCGGCCGCCGGTCCGGTGCTCGACATCGGCGTGGGCACCGGCATCGTGGCGGCCGAACTGGCCGCGCGCGGGCACCTGGTGTACGGGCTCGACCTCTCGACCGGGATGCTCGCCCGGGCCCTCGACCGGCTCGGTCCCCGGGTGGCGGTGGCGGACGCCTGCCGCCTTCCGGTACGGACCGGGTCCGTGCGCCAGGCGGTCTCGACCTGGCTGCTGCACGCCGGGCCGGACCACGGCCGGGTCTTCGACGAGGTCGCCCGGATCCTGCGCCCGGGCGGCCGCTATCTGGTGATCCCGGCCGGGGGCACCCGCCCCACCGACGACATCGGGACCGTGGTCGGGGCGCTGGAGGACCGGCTCGATCCGCTCAGGACCCGTCAGGACGGGCCGTGGACCCTGGCGCCGATCGCCGAGGCGCGGGGGCTCGTCTACCGGGGGAAGGCGTCCGAGCGTCCGGTGACGTTCCGGGTGTCCCCCCGGGCGATGGCGCGGTCCCTGTCGGGCGGCCTCTTCACCGGCGCCTGGCCGGTCACGGGTGAGGCCACCCGGCTGGTGGCCGAGACCCAGGAGCGGCTGCTCGCGCTCCCGGACCCGGACGTGCCGCGCGTACGGGAGATGGCCGACTTCGTGATGGTGTTCGAGAAGCCGTGA
- a CDS encoding cytochrome P450 family protein: MVTGYDEAVAALTDPRLSSSPVGVNGLEEEMAHQERTNVLMASMLVANGEDHTRLRNLVSKAFTARRVEQLAPRVQAHTDAFLDAVAARGSADLVSEFALPLPMAVLSDLIGIPAEGQPDFARLAVGLIMPPNTPERLAKGARARAELTEFFEPLIAQRKKEPKDDLLSALCAAQAEERISDRELTAMTILLTLAGHETTASLIANGVHALLRHPEQFATLRDDPSLLPGAIEELLRYEGPVSRGVARFTTDPYEIGGVTVPAGEMIIIGLAAANRDPARYDRPDILDVARREVPQQLAFGHGVHFCLGAPLARAEARIAIGTLLRRFPDLRLADPDADLSRREGILRGMATLPVTFTPEA; encoded by the coding sequence ATGGTCACCGGATACGACGAGGCGGTGGCGGCGCTCACCGACCCCCGGCTCAGCAGCAGCCCCGTCGGCGTCAACGGACTCGAGGAGGAGATGGCCCACCAGGAGCGCACCAACGTCCTGATGGCCAGCATGCTCGTCGCCAACGGCGAGGACCACACCCGGCTGCGCAACCTCGTCTCGAAGGCCTTCACCGCCCGCCGGGTGGAGCAGCTCGCGCCGCGCGTCCAGGCGCACACCGACGCCTTCCTCGACGCGGTCGCGGCGCGCGGATCCGCCGACCTGGTCTCGGAGTTCGCCCTGCCGCTCCCCATGGCCGTACTCAGCGACCTCATCGGCATCCCGGCCGAGGGGCAGCCCGACTTCGCCCGCCTCGCGGTCGGCCTCATCATGCCGCCGAACACCCCCGAGCGGCTCGCCAAGGGAGCCCGCGCCCGCGCCGAACTCACCGAGTTCTTCGAGCCGTTGATCGCCCAGCGCAAGAAGGAGCCGAAGGACGACCTGCTGAGCGCGCTCTGCGCGGCGCAGGCCGAGGAGCGGATCAGCGACCGCGAGCTGACGGCGATGACGATCCTGCTCACGCTCGCCGGGCACGAGACGACGGCCAGCCTGATCGCCAACGGCGTGCACGCCCTGCTGCGGCACCCGGAGCAGTTCGCCACCCTGCGCGACGACCCCTCGCTGCTGCCGGGCGCGATCGAGGAACTCCTGCGCTACGAGGGCCCGGTGAGCCGGGGCGTCGCCCGCTTCACCACCGACCCGTACGAGATCGGCGGGGTCACCGTACCGGCCGGCGAGATGATCATCATCGGGCTCGCCGCGGCCAATCGCGACCCGGCCCGCTACGACCGTCCCGACATCCTCGACGTTGCACGCCGTGAGGTGCCGCAACAGCTCGCTTTCGGCCATGGCGTGCACTTCTGCCTGGGTGCGCCGCTGGCCCGCGCGGAGGCCCGGATCGCCATCGGCACCCTGCTGCGCCGCTTCCCCGATCTGCGGCTCGCCGACCCGGACGCGGACCTCAGCCGGCGCGAGGGCATCCTGCGCGGCATGGCGACCCTGCCCGTGACCTTCACGCCCGAGGCCTGA
- a CDS encoding cytochrome P450 — protein sequence MEQAAAVDPILDLARPSILRNPYPSYDRMRETGPVFWHELLGSWVLTRHADCLAVLTDSNRFASDWRRAGEDIPAPLLSVQTLDPPEHTAIRHLLLDGFRAQDRRALHDDLEGQIADLLAELAGRPSFDLVGELAEPIALRFVTAFLGVPAPALDWFVPMSRTVVDGMDAGLWPEKHEPAVAARAQLAEYAGGWLADPPKDGLIAYVAEHAADSGVAETVLRNSLRAVLHAGYESASRLLGNAAAALLTTPGALAAFRATPATAVDELIRYDAPVQADARVCVTDTELGGVTMKAGDPVTLFLGAANHDPLRFDHPTELRLDRAPNPHLGFGRGAHACLGASMAIRLTGSVLGTLATDHPGARAVAEPEHRRNLTLRGLDRFEVCLRPDTGEEVRP from the coding sequence GTGGAGCAAGCGGCAGCCGTGGACCCGATTCTGGATCTGGCCCGACCGTCGATCCTGCGGAACCCCTACCCCTCGTACGACCGGATGCGCGAGACCGGCCCGGTCTTCTGGCACGAACTGCTCGGTTCGTGGGTCCTGACCCGGCACGCCGACTGCCTCGCGGTGCTCACCGACAGCAACCGTTTCGCCTCCGACTGGCGCCGGGCCGGGGAGGACATCCCCGCCCCGCTGCTCAGCGTGCAGACCCTCGACCCGCCGGAGCACACCGCCATCCGGCACCTCCTCCTCGACGGTTTCCGGGCCCAGGACCGGCGGGCGCTCCATGACGACCTGGAGGGGCAGATCGCCGATCTGCTCGCGGAGTTGGCCGGCCGGCCGTCCTTCGACCTGGTCGGGGAGCTCGCCGAACCGATCGCCCTCCGCTTCGTGACCGCCTTCCTCGGCGTCCCGGCCCCCGCGCTCGACTGGTTCGTGCCCATGTCCCGTACCGTCGTCGACGGCATGGACGCCGGGCTGTGGCCCGAGAAGCACGAGCCGGCCGTCGCCGCCCGCGCCCAGCTCGCGGAGTACGCGGGCGGCTGGCTCGCCGACCCGCCGAAGGACGGCCTCATCGCCTACGTGGCCGAGCACGCGGCGGACAGCGGCGTGGCAGAAACGGTTCTGCGGAACAGTCTGCGCGCCGTTCTCCACGCGGGCTACGAATCCGCCTCCCGGCTGCTCGGCAACGCCGCGGCCGCCCTCCTCACCACCCCCGGCGCGCTCGCCGCGTTCCGGGCGACCCCGGCCACGGCCGTGGACGAACTCATCCGGTACGACGCACCCGTCCAGGCGGACGCCCGGGTCTGCGTCACCGACACCGAACTGGGTGGCGTCACGATGAAGGCGGGTGATCCGGTCACGCTCTTCCTGGGCGCGGCCAACCACGACCCGCTCCGCTTCGACCACCCCACAGAGCTGCGACTCGACCGCGCCCCGAACCCGCACCTCGGGTTCGGCCGCGGGGCCCATGCCTGTCTGGGCGCGTCCATGGCGATCCGGCTCACCGGATCGGTCCTCGGGACCCTGGCCACGGACCACCCCGGCGCACGGGCGGTCGCGGAACCGGAACACCGGCGCAACCTGACCCTTCGCGGTCTCGACCGCTTCGAGGTCTGCCTGCGTCCAGACACGGGGGAGGAGGTACGACCATGA
- a CDS encoding acetylxylan esterase, which translates to MTQFDLPLDQLRTYRSESVEPEDFDAFWAETLGEARAHPLDARFEAVPTGLATVETYDVTFGGFGGQPVRGWLVLPAGTTEPLPVVVEFLGYGGGRGLPHTHLLWASAGFAHFVMDTRGQGSGWATGDTPDPVGSAPSFPGFMTRGVEDPYTYYYRRLFTDAVRAVEAARSHPLVDASRTAVTGGSQGGGITLAVAGLVPDLVAVAPDVPFLCDFPRATTVTDRMPYREIGSYLKTHRGRVRQVAETLAHFDGVHFAARAMAPALFSTALEDLTCPPSTVFAAFNAYAGEEKAIEVYDFNDHEGGGVFQQAAQLRWLPGRLRG; encoded by the coding sequence ATGACCCAGTTCGACCTTCCTCTCGATCAACTCCGCACCTACCGCAGCGAGTCCGTCGAGCCCGAGGACTTCGACGCCTTCTGGGCGGAGACCCTCGGGGAGGCACGCGCGCACCCGCTGGACGCGCGCTTCGAGGCCGTCCCCACCGGGCTCGCCACGGTGGAGACGTACGACGTGACCTTCGGCGGCTTCGGCGGCCAGCCGGTCAGGGGCTGGCTCGTCCTGCCCGCCGGGACCACCGAACCGCTCCCCGTCGTGGTGGAGTTCCTCGGATACGGGGGCGGGCGCGGCCTGCCGCACACGCATCTGCTCTGGGCCTCGGCCGGGTTCGCGCACTTCGTGATGGACACCCGGGGGCAGGGCAGCGGCTGGGCCACCGGCGACACCCCGGACCCGGTGGGCAGCGCCCCCTCGTTCCCCGGTTTCATGACGCGGGGCGTCGAGGATCCGTACACGTACTACTACCGGCGACTGTTCACGGACGCGGTCCGTGCCGTGGAGGCCGCCCGCTCGCATCCCCTGGTGGACGCGAGCCGCACGGCGGTGACCGGCGGCAGCCAGGGCGGCGGGATCACCCTGGCCGTGGCGGGGCTCGTACCGGACCTGGTGGCGGTGGCGCCGGACGTGCCGTTCCTGTGCGACTTCCCGCGGGCGACGACGGTCACGGACCGGATGCCGTACCGCGAGATAGGCAGCTACCTCAAGACGCACCGCGGCCGGGTGCGGCAGGTCGCGGAGACGCTCGCCCACTTCGACGGCGTGCACTTCGCGGCCCGCGCCATGGCCCCGGCCCTGTTCTCGACGGCGCTCGAAGACCTGACGTGCCCGCCGTCGACCGTCTTCGCGGCGTTCAACGCGTACGCCGGGGAGGAGAAGGCGATCGAGGTCTACGACTTCAACGACCACGAGGGCGGCGGCGTCTTCCAGCAGGCGGCCCAGCTGCGCTGGCTGCCGGGGAGGCTGCGCGGCTGA